The following proteins are co-located in the Lacticaseibacillus paracasei subsp. paracasei genome:
- a CDS encoding MFS transporter produces MHEYLTNRGYRAILNASLLSGIGDSLYNIVFIIYAATMPFKSLAVTLAAMATSVPTMLSLLTGSLADRTHAKTRHMVATRLGQMLLFLSLAVMILLPASFPLFLSLLLINIVSDSLGQYGNGLMLPLLHRLIPAKELNTALSFQSATSSTVQLVFQGLGASLIVLLNHNYALFGLLNALTFLLAAVTLVFRKKQLKQAEPPVTTGKSQPVIGNIRAVLKFLAGNQFLFAVILFAMLVNTLGSSVDGLMNITLVQEPDLWLRDFGTTVAIINVVFSVGLIFGALFAKDGLQHLSTFKLLSLLMAAIVGLSSSFFLLHSIVAALGFSFVTAYLMGKINPRLATVMMRQVPEQQMGTTAGVVNLAALIGMPVGQVIFFTIANLASAHVSWIVMAGLATGLFLVLIWMSTKILDPVFTDSDQYSQKA; encoded by the coding sequence ATGCATGAATATCTTACCAATCGCGGGTATCGTGCGATTTTAAATGCCAGTTTGTTAAGTGGTATTGGTGATAGCCTCTATAATATTGTGTTCATCATTTATGCCGCAACTATGCCATTCAAAAGTCTGGCGGTGACGTTAGCCGCCATGGCAACCAGCGTGCCGACCATGCTGTCACTTTTAACTGGGAGTCTGGCAGATCGGACACATGCTAAAACTCGGCACATGGTGGCAACCCGTTTGGGACAAATGTTGTTGTTCCTAAGTTTAGCGGTCATGATTTTACTACCGGCCAGTTTTCCGCTATTTCTATCATTACTTTTAATCAATATTGTTTCCGATTCGTTAGGTCAGTACGGCAATGGTTTGATGCTGCCGCTCCTGCATCGCTTGATTCCCGCAAAAGAGCTTAACACTGCCTTAAGTTTCCAAAGTGCAACGAGTTCAACCGTGCAACTGGTTTTTCAAGGGCTTGGAGCCAGTTTGATCGTGTTATTGAATCACAATTATGCACTTTTTGGCTTGCTCAATGCGTTGACCTTTTTACTAGCCGCTGTGACGCTTGTCTTCCGAAAAAAGCAATTGAAGCAAGCAGAACCGCCAGTGACGACGGGCAAGTCACAGCCAGTTATCGGTAATATCCGGGCAGTTCTTAAGTTTCTTGCTGGCAATCAATTCCTATTCGCGGTTATTCTCTTCGCGATGTTAGTCAATACGCTTGGCTCATCCGTTGACGGGTTGATGAATATCACGCTTGTGCAGGAGCCAGACCTATGGCTGCGCGACTTTGGAACCACCGTTGCAATCATCAATGTTGTGTTTTCTGTCGGCCTTATCTTTGGAGCTTTATTTGCCAAGGATGGTTTGCAGCATTTGAGCACGTTCAAATTGCTAAGTCTGCTGATGGCGGCCATAGTGGGTTTAAGCAGCAGCTTTTTCCTGCTCCATTCGATCGTGGCGGCACTGGGGTTCAGCTTTGTGACAGCATATCTGATGGGCAAAATCAATCCACGTTTAGCCACCGTGATGATGCGGCAAGTGCCTGAACAGCAGATGGGTACGACAGCAGGGGTGGTCAACCTGGCAGCATTGATCGGCATGCCAGTAGGACAAGTGATTTTCTTCACGATTGCGAACCTTGCTAGTGCTCATGTTAGTTGGATCGTTATGGCAGGGTTGGCGACAGGATTATTTTTGGTTTTGATTTGGATGAGCACTAAAATTTTGGACCCAGTCTTTACCGATTCCGACCAATATTCGCAAAAGGCTTAA
- a CDS encoding helix-turn-helix domain-containing protein → MVEKIKATDGAVFRQLRHNHQLTLAQVADDHNSIAFISKFEQGKSNISFSRLTHLLYRINISVEEFVFIRDLQSGVVPTSNDPNFVYNTLTHRVFVEVLDYQNRFLTQEPTPADYAYFLKKEQEWQARYAQDHNRQTRFELISIQLFRLTMIDRVNQLNQPSPFKSVADAMAQLQALAKPVVSYLYSVETWNYFELYWFRHLMVALPTATIQNLLPLAIKRSEKYRAFNQIRNIRIRTLFAAFSVFINDRQLTDAKKALDTAKTLLHDSDDLTNAAMLLFLRGWYHVIADQPEIGWELCHQAISLAHILDQPKQEQQLRYSLEFIHQNVNNPEKSAFFL, encoded by the coding sequence ATGGTAGAAAAAATAAAGGCCACAGATGGTGCGGTTTTTCGGCAGTTGCGACATAATCATCAGCTAACCTTAGCGCAAGTGGCAGACGACCATAATTCGATTGCTTTTATCAGTAAATTTGAGCAAGGCAAGTCTAATATCAGCTTTTCGCGTTTAACCCATTTGCTGTATCGCATTAATATCTCTGTCGAAGAATTTGTCTTTATCCGTGATCTTCAATCCGGCGTTGTGCCGACATCGAATGATCCTAATTTTGTGTACAACACCTTAACGCATCGCGTCTTTGTCGAAGTACTTGACTATCAGAATCGTTTTTTAACTCAGGAACCGACACCAGCAGACTATGCTTATTTCCTCAAAAAGGAGCAGGAATGGCAAGCTCGTTATGCCCAAGACCACAACCGCCAAACCCGCTTCGAGCTGATCAGCATTCAACTTTTTCGGCTAACCATGATTGATCGGGTTAACCAATTAAACCAACCATCTCCATTCAAAAGTGTCGCTGACGCTATGGCCCAACTTCAAGCTTTGGCAAAGCCAGTCGTGAGTTATCTTTATTCGGTCGAAACATGGAACTACTTTGAACTCTATTGGTTTCGCCATCTTATGGTCGCCTTACCGACAGCCACGATTCAAAACTTACTGCCACTTGCCATCAAACGCTCGGAAAAGTATCGTGCTTTTAACCAAATCCGCAATATCCGAATCAGGACACTTTTTGCGGCCTTCTCCGTTTTTATTAATGATCGGCAGCTCACCGATGCGAAAAAAGCGCTCGATACTGCCAAGACTTTATTGCATGACAGTGACGATTTGACCAACGCTGCTATGTTACTTTTTTTACGCGGTTGGTATCACGTCATCGCCGATCAGCCTGAAATTGGCTGGGAGTTGTGCCATCAGGCTATTAGCTTGGC
- a CDS encoding mannose/fructose/sorbose PTS transporter subunit IIA: MVGIILASHGQFAAGIKQSGQMIFGEQEKVEAVTFMPDEGPDDLHKHLEDAIAKFDPDDEVLFLIDLWGGSPFNQANSIYEAHKDKWAIVTGLNLPMLIEAYGSRLSMDSAQDIAAHLLDAGREGIKIKPESLDKVTKPAAQAAPTTSNAGQPGSLEYVLARVDSRLLHGQVATTWTKTTNPTRIIVVSDSVAKDDLRKNLIKEAAPAGVKAHVIPIDQMIKIAKDDKHFGGERALLLFETPEDALRAIEGGVPLKELNIGSMSHSVGKVQPNKVLAFDQKDIDTFHQLEKDGVKFDVRKVPADHAENMDAILKKAQDELNAQK; the protein is encoded by the coding sequence ATGGTCGGAATTATTCTTGCTAGTCACGGCCAATTCGCTGCTGGCATCAAGCAATCCGGTCAAATGATCTTCGGTGAGCAAGAAAAAGTCGAAGCTGTGACCTTCATGCCCGATGAAGGTCCAGATGACTTACACAAGCACCTCGAAGATGCGATCGCTAAGTTCGACCCAGACGATGAAGTGCTTTTCTTGATCGACTTATGGGGCGGCTCACCATTTAACCAAGCGAACTCGATTTATGAGGCGCATAAGGATAAATGGGCAATCGTGACCGGACTGAATTTACCGATGCTGATTGAAGCGTATGGTTCACGACTTTCGATGGATTCTGCACAGGATATTGCAGCACATCTGCTCGATGCTGGACGTGAAGGTATCAAGATCAAGCCAGAATCACTGGACAAAGTGACGAAGCCAGCTGCTCAAGCAGCACCAACTACTTCGAATGCTGGTCAGCCAGGCTCACTTGAGTATGTTCTGGCGCGGGTTGATTCTCGGTTGCTACATGGTCAGGTTGCCACAACCTGGACCAAGACAACCAACCCGACACGCATCATTGTTGTCTCTGATTCAGTTGCTAAAGACGACTTGCGAAAGAATCTGATTAAGGAAGCTGCACCAGCGGGCGTTAAGGCGCATGTTATTCCTATCGATCAGATGATTAAGATCGCTAAAGACGATAAGCATTTCGGCGGGGAACGTGCATTGCTATTATTTGAAACACCTGAGGATGCACTTCGAGCAATCGAAGGCGGCGTTCCACTCAAGGAACTTAACATTGGTTCCATGTCCCATTCAGTTGGTAAGGTTCAGCCGAACAAGGTGTTGGCCTTTGATCAAAAAGATATCGACACTTTCCATCAATTGGAAAAAGACGGTGTCAAATTTGATGTTCGCAAGGTGCCTGCAGACCATGCCGAAAACATGGATGCAATTTTGAAGAAAGCCCAAGACGAACTGAATGCACAGAAGTAA